From Domibacillus sp. DTU_2020_1001157_1_SI_ALB_TIR_016, a single genomic window includes:
- a CDS encoding purine-nucleoside phosphorylase, whose protein sequence is MNIQHIEEAAGFLKEKLNVTPEIGLILGSGLGVLADEVENAVSIPYETIPHFPVSTVEGHAGELVIGTLSGKTVAAMKGRFHYYEGYSFQEVTFPVRVMKALGIETIIVTNAAGGVNESFEPGDLMLISDHLNLMGGNPLIGKNDSRLGVRFPDMSVAYSRELRELARKAAERVGLNVREGVYAGNTGPVYETPAEVRMARVLGADAVGMSTVPEVIAARHSGMNVLGISCISNMAAGILDQPLAHDEVIETTEKVRAEFLAYVKEIVQSL, encoded by the coding sequence ATGAACATTCAACATATTGAAGAAGCTGCGGGATTTTTAAAAGAAAAACTAAATGTCACACCAGAAATCGGATTGATTTTAGGGTCTGGTCTCGGCGTATTGGCGGACGAAGTGGAAAACGCTGTTTCGATTCCGTATGAAACCATTCCACACTTTCCGGTTTCAACAGTAGAAGGCCACGCAGGAGAACTCGTAATTGGAACTTTATCAGGAAAAACTGTTGCAGCGATGAAAGGCCGCTTCCATTATTACGAAGGTTATTCGTTCCAGGAAGTGACATTTCCGGTGCGCGTGATGAAAGCACTGGGCATCGAAACGATTATTGTGACGAATGCAGCGGGCGGCGTAAATGAATCGTTTGAGCCGGGCGACTTAATGCTCATTTCAGATCATTTAAATTTAATGGGCGGAAACCCGCTGATCGGCAAAAATGATTCACGCCTTGGCGTTCGTTTTCCGGATATGTCTGTTGCTTACAGCCGGGAACTAAGAGAACTGGCAAGAAAAGCAGCGGAGCGGGTTGGCTTGAACGTTCGAGAGGGCGTTTATGCAGGCAATACGGGCCCAGTTTATGAAACACCGGCGGAAGTGCGTATGGCACGTGTTCTCGGCGCAGACGCGGTCGGTATGTCTACAGTGCCGGAAGTGATTGCAGCCCGCCACAGCGGCATGAATGTACTCGGTATTTCCTGCATTTCCAACATGGCAGCTGGTATTTTAGACCAGCCTCTGGCACATGACGAAGTAATTGAAACAACAGAAAAAGTACGCGCGGAATTTCTTGCTTACGTGAAGGAGATTGTTCAATCTTTGTAA
- a CDS encoding pyrimidine-nucleoside phosphorylase, translating to MRMVDVIHKKRNGQALTDEEIQFFVQGYTKGEIPDYQASAFMMAIYFQGMTPQETAVLTKAMVDSGETIDLSGIKGHKVDKHSTGGVGDKVTFIVGPLVASAGVPVAKMSGRGLGHTGGTLDKLEAIAGLQIEMSKEQFIDNVNKYKLAVAGQTGNLAPADKKLYALRDVTATVEAIPLIAGSIMSKKLASGADSIVLDVKTGSGAFMKTLEDSEALAKEMVAIGNNLGRKTVAIISDMNQPLGFEVGNANEIKEAAAILQGENVEDLRTLSLEIASHMTVLAGAFSDYKEARDTLEANLENGKAYEVFRQFVIAQGGDVSMIDDPAKLPQASFHIDVESEQEGFVAEIDAESIGIAAMYLGAGRATKDDQINHAVGITLKKKIGDFVQKGEVLVTLHADNATPKDSIEKVKQAYRFSNEKVERPTLIHKVIRD from the coding sequence ATGAGAATGGTGGACGTAATTCATAAAAAGCGTAACGGACAGGCACTGACAGACGAGGAAATTCAATTTTTTGTTCAAGGTTATACAAAAGGCGAAATTCCAGATTATCAGGCATCCGCTTTTATGATGGCGATTTATTTTCAAGGAATGACCCCGCAGGAAACGGCTGTTTTAACAAAAGCGATGGTTGATTCAGGTGAAACGATTGATTTGTCTGGCATTAAAGGCCATAAAGTGGATAAGCACTCAACAGGCGGAGTTGGAGATAAAGTCACATTTATTGTCGGACCGCTTGTTGCTTCGGCAGGTGTGCCGGTAGCAAAAATGTCCGGCCGCGGCCTTGGCCATACCGGAGGCACGCTTGATAAGCTCGAAGCGATAGCGGGCCTTCAAATTGAAATGTCCAAAGAGCAGTTTATTGATAATGTGAATAAATATAAGCTTGCTGTTGCCGGCCAGACCGGAAATCTCGCTCCAGCCGACAAAAAGCTGTACGCTCTGCGTGATGTAACAGCAACAGTCGAAGCCATTCCGCTGATTGCCGGCTCCATTATGAGTAAAAAGCTTGCGTCTGGTGCAGACAGTATTGTATTAGATGTAAAAACAGGGTCGGGTGCGTTTATGAAAACGCTGGAGGACTCCGAGGCTTTAGCAAAAGAAATGGTCGCCATCGGCAATAATCTTGGCCGCAAAACGGTTGCCATTATTAGTGATATGAATCAGCCGCTCGGATTTGAAGTCGGCAATGCCAATGAAATCAAGGAAGCGGCGGCCATTTTGCAAGGGGAGAACGTAGAAGACCTCCGGACCCTTTCGCTTGAAATTGCTTCTCATATGACGGTTTTGGCCGGTGCGTTCAGCGATTACAAAGAAGCACGTGATACACTTGAGGCGAATCTGGAAAATGGCAAAGCATACGAAGTATTCCGCCAGTTTGTGATCGCTCAAGGCGGTGATGTGAGCATGATTGATGATCCTGCCAAGCTTCCGCAGGCCTCTTTTCACATTGATGTTGAATCAGAGCAAGAAGGCTTCGTAGCCGAAATTGACGCAGAATCCATTGGGATAGCCGCTATGTATTTAGGGGCGGGACGCGCAACAAAAGACGATCAAATCAATCATGCTGTCGGTATTACATTAAAGAAAAAAATTGGTGACTTCGTTCAAAAAGGAGAGGTGCTCGTTACGCTCCATGCTGATAACGCCACACCAAAAGACTCCATTGAAAAAGTAAAGCAGGCATATCGTTTTTCGAATGAAAAAGTGGAACGGCCGACGCTTATTCATAAAGTGATCAGAGACTGA
- the spoIIAA gene encoding anti-sigma F factor antagonist produces the protein MVTMKAEAKGKVLIIRLTGELDHYYSEQVKEFTEQQIDSHQTQHLIWNLSGLPFMDSSGLGVILGRYRQVNEMGGSVTVCGLNTQVKRLFQLSGLFKIMYVDQTEQEALERLEESSCKTQ, from the coding sequence ATGGTAACCATGAAAGCAGAAGCGAAAGGAAAAGTTCTCATTATTCGATTAACGGGAGAGCTCGACCACTACTATTCCGAGCAGGTTAAAGAATTTACAGAGCAGCAAATTGACAGCCATCAAACGCAGCATTTGATTTGGAACTTGTCGGGTCTGCCTTTCATGGACAGCTCAGGTCTCGGGGTGATTTTAGGGCGCTACCGCCAGGTAAATGAAATGGGCGGCAGCGTGACCGTTTGTGGATTGAATACACAAGTGAAACGCCTGTTTCAGCTTTCAGGGCTGTTTAAGATTATGTATGTGGATCAAACAGAACAAGAAGCGCTGGAGAGATTGGAGGAATCTTCATGCAAAACACAATGA
- the spoIIAB gene encoding anti-sigma F factor encodes MQNTMTISFNALGENEAFSRVAVASFAAKLNPTVDDLAELKTAVSEAVTNAIIHGYDSNPAGIVYISATIEDGEIDVIIRDEGRGIGNIEEAKEPLFTTKPEMERAGMGFTIMEHFTDLLEVESSTSSGTVVRFRKRLAGKRVNCV; translated from the coding sequence ATGCAAAACACAATGACGATCTCATTTAACGCACTGGGAGAAAACGAAGCGTTTTCTCGGGTAGCCGTGGCTTCTTTTGCAGCAAAGCTGAATCCGACTGTAGACGATTTAGCCGAATTGAAAACAGCTGTTTCAGAAGCAGTTACAAACGCTATTATTCATGGATATGACAGTAATCCGGCAGGAATTGTTTATATAAGCGCCACCATTGAGGACGGAGAAATCGATGTGATTATCCGCGATGAAGGACGCGGAATCGGAAATATTGAAGAAGCGAAGGAACCTCTTTTTACAACAAAGCCTGAAATGGAAAGAGCCGGTATGGGCTTTACGATTATGGAGCATTTTACCGACCTCCTGGAAGTGGAATCGAGCACATCTTCGGGTACAGTCGTTCGCTTTAGAAAGCGGCTGGCGGGAAAGCGTGTTAACTGTGTTTAA
- the sigF gene encoding RNA polymerase sporulation sigma factor SigF, which yields MKQAVQLTDGEVKELIRQSQEGNVEARNKLVEWNTRLVWSVVHRFLNRGHESEDLFQIGCIGLIKCIDKFDLSYNVKFSTYAVPMIIGEIQRFLRDDGEVKVSRRLKETAGKMRREREVFIAESGRPPTVQELAGKLGISMEEAMMAQESSRRPASIHETVYENEGEPITLLDQLAAPEAKWFDSLVVKEAIEKLPEREQLIVFLRFFKDCTQSETANRLGISQVQVSRLEKQIIKSLRSDMNKT from the coding sequence ATGAAGCAGGCTGTACAGTTAACCGATGGTGAAGTCAAGGAGCTGATTCGGCAAAGCCAGGAGGGCAACGTGGAAGCGCGCAATAAGCTGGTTGAGTGGAATACACGGCTCGTCTGGTCGGTGGTGCATCGATTTTTAAATCGTGGTCACGAGTCAGAAGATTTATTTCAAATCGGCTGTATTGGTTTAATTAAATGTATTGATAAGTTTGATCTTTCCTATAACGTTAAGTTTTCAACATACGCGGTTCCGATGATTATCGGTGAGATTCAGCGGTTTTTGCGTGATGACGGGGAAGTAAAGGTGAGCAGGCGCTTAAAGGAAACAGCCGGGAAAATGAGGCGTGAACGTGAAGTGTTTATCGCAGAAAGCGGACGCCCTCCGACTGTACAGGAACTGGCCGGAAAGCTTGGTATATCAATGGAGGAAGCGATGATGGCCCAAGAATCCTCCCGGCGTCCGGCGTCTATTCATGAAACCGTTTATGAAAATGAAGGAGAACCTATTACGCTGCTTGACCAGCTTGCAGCACCAGAAGCCAAGTGGTTTGATTCATTGGTTGTAAAAGAAGCCATAGAAAAGCTGCCTGAGCGGGAACAGCTTATCGTATTTCTTCGTTTTTTCAAAGACTGCACGCAGTCGGAAACTGCAAACAGACTCGGGATTTCCCAAGTTCAAGTATCAAGACTCGAAAAACAGATTATTAAAAGCCTGCGGTCAGATATGAATAAAACCTAG
- a CDS encoding stage V sporulation protein AA codes for MGQIVYITLKRHVRLDERRISFFDVAEAEVDQEAKPILEKLIVKTAKPSSGNVVIVTILDVVKALKTVFPDAQTVITGDTETIVSLQPVRARAPLWKIAFVWLVLFTGAALTIMNFHEDVSMQKVHAILYEKITGIKNENPLMLQIPYSIGLGLGMILFFNRLWQKRLNEEPGPLDLEMFKYEEDINAYLAANEKEKP; via the coding sequence ATGGGTCAAATCGTGTACATCACCTTAAAGCGCCATGTTCGCCTCGACGAACGGCGCATTTCTTTTTTTGATGTGGCTGAAGCCGAAGTCGACCAGGAAGCAAAGCCCATTTTAGAAAAACTGATTGTGAAAACGGCAAAGCCATCATCAGGCAATGTAGTCATTGTAACGATTTTAGATGTTGTGAAAGCATTAAAAACGGTTTTTCCTGATGCCCAAACGGTTATCACAGGTGATACAGAAACGATTGTCAGCCTGCAGCCTGTACGTGCACGAGCCCCGCTTTGGAAAATAGCATTTGTCTGGCTTGTGCTGTTTACAGGTGCTGCACTGACCATTATGAATTTTCATGAGGACGTATCCATGCAGAAAGTGCATGCGATTTTATATGAAAAAATAACAGGCATTAAAAATGAAAACCCGCTTATGCTGCAAATTCCTTATTCTATAGGGCTGGGGCTCGGGATGATTTTATTTTTTAATCGGCTGTGGCAAAAAAGACTCAATGAAGAGCCGGGCCCGCTTGATTTAGAAATGTTTAAGTATGAGGAAGACATCAATGCGTATCTCGCAGCCAACGAAAAGGAAAAGCCGTAG
- a CDS encoding stage V sporulation protein AB yields MATLFVLFLGLAGGLATGAGYVAFISVLGVIPRLMSATKTQPYIHLYELSLVLGVLTGTFLHIFNTHFHWPSVTTAFIGLFSGLFIGMGAAALTEVLNVFPILARRVGVFAEVNMLMMAVALGKITGSLIQWILLSPM; encoded by the coding sequence ATGGCGACGCTTTTTGTTTTGTTTTTAGGTCTAGCAGGCGGGTTGGCTACAGGTGCCGGGTATGTGGCGTTTATTTCAGTCCTTGGTGTGATCCCGAGGCTGATGTCAGCTACGAAAACACAGCCGTATATTCACTTGTACGAGCTTTCACTGGTGCTTGGTGTACTCACAGGAACATTTCTGCATATTTTTAATACGCATTTTCACTGGCCATCTGTTACAACTGCCTTTATCGGTTTATTCAGCGGCTTGTTTATCGGCATGGGTGCGGCTGCCCTGACTGAAGTACTGAATGTGTTTCCTATACTAGCCAGGAGAGTAGGGGTTTTTGCCGAGGTGAACATGCTGATGATGGCTGTGGCGCTTGGCAAGATAACAGGCTCGCTTATTCAATGGATTTTACTTTCACCGATGTAA
- a CDS encoding spore germination protein: protein MISPEEMDVYLEKEAGLGKSFDTGIRRLTVAGEPLHIYFINGLCETRFIIEIMESLIALEKKEGKTTAALVKEHLVHQAVEEVKDPSKLPAAIMSGLIGISVPGTAFIIDVRSYPGRQPAEPDTEKVVRGSRDGFVENIIVNTALTRRRIRDGRLRFEIMRAGSVSQMDIAVGYMEGVASDELVERVKKEVTSIKTAGLPMADKTVEEFLIKQHYNPYPLVRYTERADIAAAHLIEGHVLLYTDTSPAVMIMPATFLQHMQHAEEYRQLPAAGTFIRLLRFVGLWMSLFLLPLWYLFAAYPAMLPEALWFIGPRETTEIPLVLQIFIADLGIEWLRVAAIHTPQPLSTAMGLVAAVLIGQMAIDTGLFVPEVILYTALAAIGTFSTPSYELGLANKLTRLFILAGTALFGPIGFVVSVMLVFVYLVRLKPFGAPYLWPLIPFDASSLWTILIRRQAPEQTGIPEINRTDLR, encoded by the coding sequence ATGATTTCGCCAGAAGAAATGGATGTTTACTTAGAAAAAGAAGCAGGGCTTGGTAAAAGTTTTGATACCGGCATAAGAAGGCTGACAGTAGCAGGGGAGCCGCTCCATATTTATTTCATTAACGGGCTTTGTGAAACACGGTTTATTATCGAAATTATGGAATCATTGATTGCGCTTGAAAAAAAGGAGGGGAAAACGACTGCTGCCCTCGTTAAAGAGCATCTTGTCCATCAGGCAGTCGAAGAAGTCAAGGATCCATCAAAGCTGCCGGCTGCGATCATGTCGGGACTGATTGGTATTTCAGTACCGGGAACGGCGTTTATCATTGATGTAAGAAGTTATCCAGGACGGCAGCCGGCAGAGCCTGATACAGAAAAAGTCGTGCGCGGCTCCCGTGACGGTTTTGTGGAAAATATCATCGTGAACACCGCTCTTACGCGAAGAAGAATTCGTGATGGCCGTCTTCGGTTTGAAATTATGAGAGCGGGAAGTGTTTCGCAAATGGATATTGCTGTCGGTTACATGGAAGGTGTAGCTTCCGATGAATTGGTTGAGCGAGTTAAGAAAGAAGTCACTTCTATTAAAACAGCCGGTCTCCCTATGGCAGACAAAACAGTAGAAGAATTTTTAATTAAACAACACTATAACCCCTACCCTCTTGTTCGTTATACTGAACGAGCGGATATTGCCGCCGCCCATTTAATTGAAGGGCACGTTCTCCTTTATACCGATACGTCACCAGCGGTTATGATCATGCCGGCTACTTTTCTGCAGCATATGCAGCATGCCGAAGAATACAGGCAGCTTCCGGCAGCAGGCACATTTATCCGTCTGCTTCGTTTTGTCGGTTTATGGATGTCTTTATTTCTGCTGCCGCTCTGGTACCTATTCGCTGCTTATCCCGCCATGCTTCCTGAAGCGCTTTGGTTTATCGGTCCACGTGAAACAACAGAAATTCCCCTTGTTTTACAAATCTTTATTGCCGATCTTGGCATAGAGTGGCTGCGAGTTGCTGCCATTCATACGCCGCAGCCGCTTTCAACTGCTATGGGCCTTGTTGCTGCCGTGTTAATTGGACAAATGGCCATTGATACGGGGCTTTTTGTCCCTGAGGTAATATTGTATACAGCCCTTGCAGCCATTGGCACGTTCTCGACGCCCAGCTATGAGCTGGGGCTGGCAAATAAATTGACACGCCTTTTTATTCTGGCTGGAACGGCCCTGTTTGGTCCAATTGGATTTGTTGTGTCGGTTATGCTTGTGTTTGTATATCTCGTTCGTTTAAAACCGTTCGGAGCTCCTTATCTATGGCCGCTGATTCCCTTTGACGCTTCATCGCTTTGGACGATCCTCATTAGACGGCAGGCACCAGAGCAAACCGGAATTCCAGAAATCAACCGAACAGATTTGCGGTAA
- the lysA gene encoding diaminopimelate decarboxylase, which yields MHTYGTAAVNDRGHLEIGGVDVVEAAAQFGTPLYLYDVALIRERARGFKETFDKLGVKAQVAYASKAFASVAMMQLAEQEGLSLDVVSGGELYTAQRAGFPVERIHFHGNNKSREEIEMAFEAGIGCMVVDNFHELELIGEISEARSQVMDILLRITPGIEAHTHDYILTGQEDSKFGFDLNNGQAEEALKLALEKPFIHVLGLHCHIGSQIFETTGFILAAEKIIGKLADWQHRLDFESKVLNLGGGFGIRYTAEDDPLKPAAYVEEIISKVQSETKKYGMSMPEIWIEPGRSLVGDAGVTIYETGSVKDVPNVRKYLAVDGGMSDNIRPALYEAKYEAVLANRVNDPVEETVSIAGKCCESGDMLIWDLPLPKAEAGDLLAMFCTGAYGYSMANNYNRIPRPPVVFAENGEARLVIRRETFDDLVKLDLPLGLPQTN from the coding sequence ATGCACACATATGGGACAGCAGCTGTGAATGACCGCGGACATTTAGAAATTGGCGGTGTTGACGTAGTAGAAGCGGCAGCTCAATTCGGCACACCGCTTTATTTATATGACGTAGCGCTTATTCGTGAGCGTGCAAGAGGATTTAAAGAAACATTTGATAAATTGGGAGTCAAAGCGCAGGTGGCGTATGCGAGCAAGGCATTTGCTTCGGTAGCCATGATGCAGCTGGCAGAACAGGAAGGACTGTCGCTTGATGTTGTATCGGGCGGGGAATTATATACAGCACAAAGAGCCGGGTTTCCGGTAGAGCGAATTCATTTTCATGGAAACAACAAAAGCCGTGAAGAAATCGAAATGGCTTTTGAAGCAGGGATTGGCTGTATGGTAGTCGATAACTTCCATGAATTAGAGCTTATTGGTGAAATCAGTGAAGCCCGCAGTCAAGTGATGGATATTCTGCTTCGCATTACGCCGGGTATTGAAGCTCATACGCATGATTACATTTTAACGGGTCAGGAAGATTCAAAGTTTGGCTTTGATTTAAATAATGGACAAGCGGAAGAAGCATTGAAACTGGCACTTGAAAAGCCGTTTATCCACGTATTAGGCCTTCACTGCCATATCGGATCGCAAATTTTCGAAACAACAGGCTTTATTTTAGCGGCCGAGAAAATTATCGGAAAATTGGCTGATTGGCAGCATCGTCTCGATTTTGAATCGAAAGTATTAAACCTTGGCGGCGGTTTCGGTATCCGTTATACCGCTGAGGATGATCCGCTTAAACCGGCAGCTTATGTTGAAGAGATTATCAGCAAAGTGCAAAGTGAAACAAAAAAATATGGAATGAGTATGCCTGAAATTTGGATTGAACCGGGCCGTTCCCTTGTGGGTGACGCAGGTGTGACAATTTATGAAACAGGTTCAGTGAAAGATGTGCCGAATGTGCGCAAATATTTAGCTGTGGATGGCGGCATGAGTGATAATATCCGTCCTGCTTTATATGAAGCGAAATACGAAGCGGTACTCGCAAACCGTGTAAACGACCCGGTTGAAGAAACGGTATCGATTGCCGGAAAATGCTGTGAATCCGGTGACATGCTCATTTGGGATCTGCCGCTTCCGAAAGCAGAAGCCGGGGATTTGCTCGCGATGTTCTGTACGGGCGCTTACGGCTATTCCATGGCGAACAACTACAACCGTATTCCGCGTCCACCAGTTGTATTTGCCGAAAATGGCGAGGCGAGACTGGTCATTCGCCGTGAGACATTTGATGATTTAGTGAAATTAGACTTGCCGCTCGGGCTGCCGCAGACAAACTAA
- a CDS encoding GNAT family N-acetyltransferase, with translation MLIRYKKSFKKIAMGLLSYMPREKELRTLTETMESYEADDSRQLFLWKEDEDIVGVIGVAVSDTRAEILHIAVNPSFRDEGIGTEMIAAVTKLFSDRTVAPSEATNRFFEKCTKESR, from the coding sequence ATGCTGATTCGATATAAAAAGTCGTTTAAAAAAATTGCAATGGGCTTGCTTTCCTACATGCCTCGCGAAAAAGAGCTGCGGACGCTGACCGAAACAATGGAAAGCTACGAAGCAGATGACAGCAGACAGCTGTTTCTTTGGAAAGAGGACGAGGACATTGTAGGAGTAATTGGTGTAGCCGTCAGCGATACAAGAGCTGAAATATTGCACATAGCGGTCAATCCGTCTTTCCGCGATGAAGGAATTGGAACGGAAATGATTGCCGCTGTAACAAAATTATTTTCGGACCGGACTGTTGCGCCAAGCGAAGCAACGAACCGATTTTTTGAAAAGTGTACGAAAGAAAGCCGGTAA
- a CDS encoding DUF309 domain-containing protein, producing the protein MYSYPVPYLAFLAHFHIDRDYFECHELLEEYWKKIDGTRDSVWVGFIQCAVFLYHYRRGNKAGALRMAQKSISCLIRHQEALRELGVDPEHFLLLIEQAADDVKADVPFEPIEIPIADPRLQNELKQFTAAFEPESDEQFLLNKHKLRDRTDVLDARTAAIALKKAGKVTR; encoded by the coding sequence ATGTATTCATATCCAGTGCCTTACCTGGCTTTTTTGGCACATTTTCATATTGACCGTGATTATTTTGAATGCCACGAGCTGCTAGAAGAATATTGGAAAAAAATAGATGGCACGCGTGATTCCGTCTGGGTTGGCTTTATCCAGTGTGCTGTTTTCCTTTATCATTACCGGCGCGGAAACAAAGCCGGCGCACTCCGCATGGCTCAAAAATCAATTTCCTGCTTGATTCGCCACCAGGAAGCTCTGAGGGAGCTCGGTGTTGATCCAGAGCACTTTCTTCTCCTGATTGAGCAGGCGGCAGACGATGTAAAAGCCGATGTTCCTTTTGAGCCAATTGAGATTCCAATTGCGGATCCACGGCTTCAAAATGAATTGAAGCAGTTTACTGCTGCTTTTGAGCCGGAATCCGATGAACAATTTCTACTCAACAAACACAAACTGCGTGACCGTACGGACGTATTGGACGCCCGCACAGCCGCAATCGCATTGAAAAAAGCCGGTAAGGTGACGAGATAA
- a CDS encoding segregation/condensation protein A encodes MEYKVKIDSFEGPLDLLLHLIQQLEIDIYDIPVSEITNQYLLYVNTMQQLELDVASEYLVMAATLIAMKSRSLLPDHSAEEEDFIEEEDPREELARRLIEYKKYKEAAGRLHELEEERTKLFSRPPADQLFSSNEEGPLNVSLFDMLGAFQKMARRKKLAVPPRATVRREELSVEKRMELLKEKLRLSKEPILFDDLFDSHERNELVVSFLAILELMKQNEIVVSQEGNFADLYVTAGGNKG; translated from the coding sequence ATGGAATATAAAGTGAAAATTGATTCTTTTGAAGGGCCGCTTGATTTGCTGCTTCACTTGATCCAGCAGCTTGAAATAGACATATACGACATTCCTGTATCGGAAATTACGAATCAATACTTATTATATGTAAATACAATGCAGCAGCTTGAACTTGATGTAGCCAGTGAATATTTAGTGATGGCCGCTACATTAATTGCCATGAAAAGCCGTTCACTGCTGCCAGATCATTCGGCGGAAGAAGAAGATTTTATAGAAGAAGAAGATCCGAGAGAAGAGCTGGCCCGCCGGTTAATCGAGTATAAAAAGTATAAAGAGGCAGCCGGCCGTCTTCATGAGCTTGAGGAAGAGCGGACAAAGCTTTTTTCAAGACCGCCCGCAGACCAGCTTTTTTCATCTAATGAAGAAGGGCCGCTCAATGTGTCCCTTTTTGATATGCTCGGCGCTTTTCAGAAAATGGCCCGCCGTAAAAAGCTGGCTGTGCCGCCACGAGCGACGGTCCGCCGGGAAGAGCTCTCAGTAGAAAAAAGAATGGAGCTGCTCAAAGAAAAGCTGAGGCTGTCAAAAGAGCCTATTCTTTTTGATGACTTGTTTGACTCTCATGAACGGAACGAGCTTGTGGTTAGTTTTTTAGCCATTTTAGAGCTGATGAAGCAAAATGAAATTGTTGTTTCACAAGAAGGAAATTTTGCCGACTTATATGTAACGGCTGGAGGAAATAAAGGATGA
- the scpB gene encoding SMC-Scp complex subunit ScpB — MKHKSIIESLLFAAGDEGLTAEQIAEVIDLPVQEVKDILQSMEEALKQDEARGTVITSFGNEYRMMTKKENAAFIQKLAEKPSPKTLSQAALETLAIIAYNQPVTRIEVEEIRGVKTERPIATLCARGLIEEAGRADAPGRPILYATTAEFLDAFQLKSIKDLPPLEESNGSMQQEADLFFGRFEEALED, encoded by the coding sequence ATGAAACATAAAAGCATTATAGAGAGCCTGCTGTTTGCAGCAGGAGACGAAGGGCTGACAGCGGAGCAAATCGCCGAGGTCATCGACTTGCCGGTACAGGAGGTCAAAGACATTCTTCAATCGATGGAGGAAGCTTTGAAACAAGATGAAGCGAGAGGAACAGTGATTACCTCCTTTGGCAATGAATACCGGATGATGACGAAAAAAGAAAATGCGGCTTTTATTCAAAAGCTCGCTGAAAAGCCGTCACCGAAAACACTGTCCCAGGCAGCGTTGGAAACGCTCGCCATTATTGCTTATAATCAGCCGGTTACACGCATCGAAGTGGAAGAAATCCGGGGAGTGAAAACAGAGCGTCCCATTGCCACCTTGTGCGCACGGGGGCTCATTGAAGAAGCTGGCCGTGCAGATGCCCCGGGCCGGCCTATTTTGTATGCGACTACAGCTGAATTTTTAGACGCTTTTCAGCTTAAAAGCATCAAAGATCTGCCACCGCTCGAAGAAAGCAATGGATCTATGCAGCAGGAAGCCGACTTGTTTTTCGGCCGATTCGAAGAAGCCCTTGAGGATTAG